The following proteins come from a genomic window of Miscanthus floridulus cultivar M001 chromosome 2, ASM1932011v1, whole genome shotgun sequence:
- the LOC136540680 gene encoding LOW QUALITY PROTEIN: noroxomaritidine synthase-like (The sequence of the model RefSeq protein was modified relative to this genomic sequence to represent the inferred CDS: deleted 2 bases in 2 codons), with amino-acid sequence MASPWVSFLELCLSFLCFVIFYYFHIRSKRKNPAIPLDWPLVGMLPALLGNLHHLHDWITSLLVASPLNFLFTGPPRSGMQFFVTADPANVRHVFTSNFANYPKGPEFEEIFDVLGGGIFNADGESWRRQRAKAQLLMSSASFRAFVSRYSRAKVDTALLPLLSHFASTGKAFDLQDVFLRLTFDTTTTLVFGVDPGCLSVGLPEVPFARAMDDAMNVLLLRHVVPMTWWKLARRLRIGHERKMAEAWRTIDQFVADTIAKRRAEKARHGIRDSADLLSSYINDDEDTAVDAFLRDTTINLMLAGRDTTGSALSWFFYLLTRNPRVVAKIRQELESVKSKSSTADADGGGMVTFDEPDELSRLTYLHAALCESLRLYPPVPQELKEAAAADVLPSGYEVRPGDKILVWLYAMGRMEDVWGSDCREFRPERWIAEDGRVRYVPSYRFLSFNSGPRTCLGKDMAFVQLKAAAAAVVSNFDVEAVPGHVVEPKLSIILHMKNGFMATVKRRRQALA; translated from the exons ATGGCGTCGCCGTGGGTCTCCTTCCTCGAGCTCTGCCTCTCCTTCCTCTGCTTCGTGATCTTCTACTACTTCCACATCAGATCCAAGCGGAAGAACCCTGCCATCCCGCTGGACTGGCCGTTGGTGGGCATGCTCCCGGCCCTCCTCGGcaat ctccaccacctccacgaCTGGATCACCTCCCTCCTGGTAGCCAGCCCGCTCAACTTCCTCTTCACCGGCCCACCGCGCTCCGGCATGCAGTTCTTCGTCACCGCCGACCCTGCCAACGTTCGCCACGTCTTCACCTCCAACTTCGCCAACTACCCCAAGGGCCCCGAGTTCGAGGAGATCTTCGACGTCCTCGGCGGCGGCATCTTCAACGCGGACGGCGAGTCGTGGCGCCGCCAGCGCGCCAAGGCGCAGCTGCTCATGTCCAGCGCCTCGTTCCGGGCCTTCGTGTCCCGGTACAGCCGCGCCAAGGTGGACACCGCCCTGCTCCCGCTGCTCTCCCACTTCGCTAGCACAGGGAAGGCGTTCGACCTCCAGGACGTCTTCCTCCGGCTGACGTTCGACACCACGACGACGCTGGTGTTCGGCGTCGACCCCGGGTGCCTGTCCGTCGGCCTGCCGGAGGTGCCGTTCGCGCGCGCCATGGACGACGCCATGAACGTGCTCCTCCTCCGCCACGTCGTCCCGATGACGTGGTGGAAGCTGGCGAGGAGGCTCCGGATCGGGCACGAGCGCAAGATGGCGGAGGCGTGGCGCACCATCGACCAGTTCGTCGCCGACACGATCGCCAAGCGGCGTGCCGAGAAGGCGAGGCACGGCATCAGGGACTCGGCGGACCTGCTGTCCTCCTACATCAACGACGACGAGGACACTGCGGTGGACGCGTTCCTGCGCGACACGACCATCAACCTCATGCTGGCCGGCCGCGACACGACGGGCTCGGCGCTGTCCTGGTTCTTCTACCTCCTGACGCGGAACCCGCGCGTGGTGGCCAAGATACGGCAGGAGCTGGAGTCCGTCAAGAGCAAGAGCAGCACCGCTGACGCGGACGGCGGCGGCATGGTGACCTTCGACGAGCCGGACGAGCTGAGCCGGCTGACGTACCTGCACGCGGCGCTGTGCGAGTCGCTGAGGCTGTACCCGCCGGTGCCGCAGGAGCTGAAGGAGGCGGCA GCGGCGGACGTGCTGCCGAGCGGGTACGAGGTGCGGCCCGGGGACAAGATCCTGGTGTGGCTGTACGCGATGGGGAGGATGGAGGACGTGTGGGGCAGCGACTGCCGGGAGTTCAGGCCGGAGCGGTGGATCGCGGAGGACGGCAGGGTGCGGTACGTGCCGTCGTACAGGTTCCTGTCTTTCAACTCGGGGCCCCGGACCTGCCTCGGCAAGGACATGGCGTTCGTGCAGCTcaaggcggcggcggccgccgtggTCAGCAACTTCGACGTCGAGGCAGTGCCGGGGCACGTCGTGGAGCCCAAGCTGTCCATCATACTTCACATGAAGAATGGCTTCATGGCAACGGTCAAGAGAAGGCGCCAGGCGCTTGCTTAG